The proteins below are encoded in one region of Aquisphaera giovannonii:
- a CDS encoding shikimate kinase, with protein sequence MQANHGERGRGLVLVGYRGTGKSTVGRIVADRAGREFVEVDAEIERRAGRSIRAIFAEDGEPAFRDMEEEAVRGLVRDFPGAVLATGGGTVMRATNRGLLRGHGLVVWLRAEPAELARRIEADAISFATRPALTAAGPLAEIPAVLAARTPAYREAADHEVEAQGHAPERIAEQILALWTAGA encoded by the coding sequence ATGCAGGCGAATCACGGAGAGCGAGGCCGCGGGCTGGTCCTGGTGGGCTATCGCGGCACGGGGAAGTCCACCGTCGGCCGGATCGTCGCCGATCGGGCCGGGCGGGAGTTCGTCGAGGTGGACGCCGAGATCGAGCGCCGGGCGGGGCGGTCGATCCGGGCCATCTTCGCCGAGGACGGGGAGCCGGCCTTCCGCGACATGGAGGAGGAAGCCGTCCGCGGGCTCGTCCGGGACTTCCCCGGCGCCGTGCTCGCCACGGGCGGCGGCACGGTCATGCGGGCGACGAACCGCGGGCTCCTCCGCGGCCACGGCCTCGTGGTCTGGCTGCGGGCCGAGCCGGCGGAGCTGGCCCGCCGGATCGAGGCCGACGCGATCTCGTTCGCCACCCGGCCCGCGCTCACCGCGGCCGGCCCCCTCGCGGAGATCCCCGCGGTCCTCGCGGCCCGCACGCCCGCCTATCGCGAGGCCGCGGATCACGAGGTGGAGGCCCAGGGCCACGCCCCCGAGCGGATCGCCGAGCAGATCCTGGCACTCTGGACCGCCGGAGCCTGA